The following are from one region of the Treponema denticola genome:
- a CDS encoding peroxiredoxin has protein sequence MEQMTMNMPLLGDDFPQLAVSTTHGPMKLPCDLKGSWFVLFSHPADFTPVCTTEFVAFQKLMPEFEKLGVKLIGLSVDQIQSHLKWIEWIKEKLGVEITFPVIAANDSIANQIGLLHPGKGTNTVRAVFIVDPNGKVRLVLYYPQEIGRNMEEIVRAVKALQTSDKNKVALPADWPNNGLIKDRAIVPPPPTEEEAKKRLKEYDGYDFWFCHKSL, from the coding sequence ATGGAACAAATGACAATGAATATGCCCCTTCTGGGAGACGATTTCCCTCAGTTAGCGGTTTCGACAACACACGGGCCTATGAAACTTCCCTGTGATCTTAAAGGCAGCTGGTTTGTGCTTTTTAGCCACCCTGCAGATTTTACCCCCGTATGTACTACGGAATTTGTAGCTTTTCAAAAGCTCATGCCTGAGTTTGAAAAACTCGGTGTAAAACTAATCGGTCTTTCTGTAGACCAAATACAGAGCCATTTAAAATGGATTGAATGGATTAAGGAAAAACTAGGTGTAGAGATTACCTTCCCTGTAATTGCTGCAAATGACAGCATTGCAAACCAAATCGGGCTCTTACACCCCGGAAAAGGCACAAACACCGTTCGCGCCGTATTTATTGTTGACCCCAACGGAAAGGTAAGACTTGTTCTTTACTATCCTCAGGAAATCGGCCGAAATATGGAAGAAATTGTTAGAGCCGTTAAAGCTCTTCAAACCTCCGATAAGAATAAGGTTGCTTTACCTGCCGACTGGCCTAATAATGGGCTTATCAAGGACAGAGCCATCGTTCCGCCGCCTCCCACAGAAGAGGAAGCTAAAAAGCGCTTAAAGGAATATGACGGTTACGATTTCTGGTTCTGTCACAAATCTTTATAA
- a CDS encoding NUDIX hydrolase, producing MEKNNGIAWKPAASREILKTRVFSVCEKDSISPEGEKKTFISLKAPSWVIVVPFYKDSSGEDVFVMVQQWRHGSESVCIEFPGGVVDKGEKPEDAALRELLEETGRTPKNIKCLSTLSPNPAIMENSCTIFLAELDKGEVKQNLDEDEFLNILEIPVKKVIQNMGNQPYTHAIMNAALFLYLKEKQYH from the coding sequence ATGGAAAAGAATAACGGGATTGCATGGAAGCCTGCTGCTTCCAGAGAGATCTTAAAAACAAGGGTTTTTAGTGTCTGTGAGAAAGACAGTATTTCTCCTGAAGGAGAAAAAAAGACATTTATTTCTCTAAAAGCGCCTAGCTGGGTCATTGTTGTTCCCTTTTATAAAGATTCTTCAGGCGAAGATGTTTTTGTGATGGTCCAACAATGGAGGCACGGTTCGGAAAGCGTCTGCATCGAATTCCCCGGAGGTGTTGTCGATAAAGGAGAAAAACCGGAAGATGCTGCTTTAAGGGAGCTTTTAGAAGAAACCGGCCGAACTCCTAAAAATATAAAATGCTTATCGACACTATCCCCCAATCCCGCAATAATGGAAAACTCTTGTACCATTTTTTTGGCGGAGCTGGACAAGGGAGAAGTTAAACAGAATCTTGATGAAGATGAATTTTTAAATATTCTTGAAATCCCCGTTAAAAAAGTTATTCAAAACATGGGTAATCAGCCCTACACTCATGCTATTATGAACGCAGCTCTTTTCCTATACTTAAAAGAAAAACAATATCACTGA
- a CDS encoding cytidylate kinase family protein, giving the protein MAIITISRKIASFGDETAIELAKLLNYNFIDRKSLEKDLLAKGISDVQLKKYDERKPGFWASLSRERDSYFDYLRESVYEHASSGNSIFIGRGGFAILRNVPGLYSVRLVAADDVRISRLMKEFNYSEKEALALMEESDNNRDGFHKNFFNTANEDSSEYNLVINTGHISPLQAAEIIKYGLEKTISKEDAALGDKRLKELLLAQKIVNHISFDLKLQIYFLEADISEHEIILHGVADNAGLIQKAIDVAQEMAGGRKVSSAISMVNEYKPFP; this is encoded by the coding sequence ATGGCAATTATAACTATTTCACGCAAAATCGCTTCCTTTGGTGACGAAACAGCGATTGAACTGGCCAAACTTTTAAATTACAACTTTATTGACCGTAAGTCATTGGAAAAAGATTTGCTTGCAAAAGGAATTTCGGACGTACAGTTAAAAAAATATGATGAACGCAAGCCCGGATTTTGGGCATCCCTTTCAAGGGAAAGAGACTCTTATTTTGACTATCTTCGAGAATCCGTATATGAACACGCTTCTTCAGGTAACAGCATTTTTATAGGCAGAGGAGGCTTTGCAATCTTAAGAAATGTGCCCGGTCTTTATTCGGTACGCTTAGTCGCAGCTGATGATGTAAGAATTTCAAGGTTGATGAAGGAATTCAATTATTCCGAAAAAGAAGCGCTGGCACTGATGGAGGAAAGCGATAACAATAGAGACGGATTCCATAAGAATTTTTTTAACACGGCTAATGAAGACTCTTCCGAATATAATCTGGTTATAAATACGGGACATATAAGTCCTCTTCAAGCCGCCGAGATAATCAAATATGGGCTTGAAAAAACCATAAGCAAAGAAGATGCTGCTTTAGGCGATAAAAGATTAAAAGAGCTTTTATTGGCTCAAAAAATCGTCAATCATATTTCTTTTGATTTGAAACTTCAAATATATTTCCTTGAAGCCGATATTTCGGAACATGAAATTATTTTACACGGTGTAGCCGACAATGCAGGTCTTATACAAAAAGCCATAGATGTTGCTCAAGAAATGGCAGGAGGCCGCAAGGTTTCTTCAGCGATAAGCATGGTGAACGAGTATAAGCCTTTTCCATAA
- a CDS encoding heavy metal translocating P-type ATPase, whose translation MSKKIKFNITGMTCSACSSHVQRAVEKLEGAAEVQVNLLTNSMSVNYDEAFLSADKIIEAVEKAGYGASLAEGLKNSSSNKNSADGKSSGTRSFQNEAAKLERDKIKKRLILSLVFMIPLFYVSMGHMASLPIPHFLHGIENALVFSFTQFLLALPVLIVNKKFFTGGFKAFLNKAPNMDSLVAVGSGAALIYGIFAIYKMAYGMGHGDMETVRLFAGDLYFESAAMILTLVTLGKFLEANAKGKTSQAITKLMNLRPKTALVIRNGNEEEIPVEEIVKGDLILIKPGFSIPVDGIIVEGNSSVDEAAITGESLPVEKAAGDKVVSASINLSGTFTFKAERVGDDTTLSQIIALVEEASASKAPVSKLADKISNYFVPAVIAIAVITLFVWLISGEGFEFALSRAISVLVISCPCALGLATPTAIMAGTGKGARLGILIRSAEALETAHKTNTIVLDKTGTITQGHPDVIDIKKTENFSEDEVLRFAYSLEGLSEHPLANAVIKRAKEKNLEALKIKDFKAEHGFGISGIEEASGLKIFAGNEKLFQKNNIEISHAKAEIDALAEKGATPLLIGVSGGTGGSASETDMGAKLIGIIAVADKIKEGSIESIAEFKAMGIKTIMLTGDNKKTANAIKAQTGVDDFAAELLPQNKKTEIEKLHQAGLKTAMIGDGINDAPALMTADVGIAIGNGTDIAIESADIILMNDNLQTAVDSIQLSRAVMRNIKENLFWALFYNSLCIPLAAGAFYPLFRIVLSPMIAAAAMSLSSVSVVSNALRLNYFKPKRKCKISRDAGSESSCTVNTESCAADKNKIKEKELMNTVLKVNGMQCQHCVSHVKEALAKISGVSAEIDLGAKTATITHPESVSVADLKKAIEEAGYTVE comes from the coding sequence ATGAGTAAAAAAATAAAGTTCAATATTACGGGAATGACTTGTTCGGCTTGTTCTTCCCATGTTCAAAGGGCTGTCGAAAAACTTGAAGGAGCCGCCGAGGTACAGGTAAATCTTTTAACCAACAGCATGAGCGTCAATTACGATGAGGCTTTCCTTAGCGCGGATAAGATTATAGAGGCTGTCGAAAAAGCAGGATACGGAGCCTCGCTTGCCGAAGGTTTAAAAAACTCTTCTTCAAATAAAAATTCGGCTGACGGTAAGAGCTCCGGTACCCGCTCATTTCAAAATGAGGCGGCCAAACTTGAAAGAGATAAGATAAAAAAAAGGCTAATTTTGTCTTTGGTCTTTATGATTCCTCTTTTTTATGTATCGATGGGACACATGGCCTCTCTTCCTATTCCTCATTTTTTGCATGGAATAGAAAATGCACTTGTTTTTAGTTTTACTCAATTTCTGCTTGCTCTTCCCGTGCTGATTGTAAATAAAAAATTCTTTACGGGAGGCTTTAAGGCTTTTTTAAACAAGGCGCCCAATATGGACTCCCTCGTTGCAGTCGGTTCCGGTGCAGCCCTTATTTACGGCATCTTTGCTATTTATAAGATGGCCTACGGAATGGGGCATGGAGATATGGAAACGGTAAGGCTTTTTGCCGGGGATCTTTATTTTGAATCGGCAGCGATGATTTTAACCCTCGTAACCTTGGGGAAATTCCTTGAAGCTAATGCAAAGGGAAAAACTTCTCAGGCAATTACAAAGCTGATGAATCTTAGACCCAAAACCGCCCTTGTTATCAGGAACGGTAATGAAGAGGAAATTCCGGTTGAAGAAATTGTAAAGGGTGATTTGATTTTAATCAAGCCCGGTTTTTCCATTCCCGTTGACGGCATTATAGTCGAAGGAAATTCTTCGGTAGATGAGGCGGCAATTACGGGTGAAAGCCTCCCTGTCGAAAAGGCCGCTGGGGACAAGGTTGTAAGTGCCTCCATAAATTTATCGGGAACCTTTACCTTTAAGGCTGAAAGAGTTGGCGATGATACAACCCTTTCCCAGATAATTGCCCTTGTAGAAGAAGCCTCGGCCTCGAAGGCTCCCGTTTCTAAGCTTGCCGATAAGATAAGCAACTACTTCGTGCCTGCGGTCATAGCCATTGCGGTGATTACGCTTTTTGTCTGGCTGATTTCAGGCGAAGGCTTTGAATTCGCTCTTTCCAGAGCAATTTCGGTGCTTGTAATTTCCTGTCCTTGTGCCCTAGGTCTTGCAACGCCTACAGCAATTATGGCCGGAACAGGCAAAGGAGCTCGGCTGGGTATCTTAATCCGCTCTGCAGAAGCCCTTGAAACGGCTCATAAAACAAACACCATAGTCTTGGATAAGACCGGTACAATAACCCAAGGCCACCCCGACGTAATCGATATTAAAAAAACCGAAAACTTTAGCGAGGACGAAGTCTTGCGCTTTGCCTATAGTCTTGAAGGCCTTTCCGAGCACCCCCTCGCAAATGCCGTTATAAAACGAGCAAAGGAAAAAAACTTAGAGGCTTTGAAAATTAAGGACTTTAAGGCTGAACACGGTTTCGGGATTTCGGGTATTGAAGAAGCTTCCGGCCTAAAAATCTTTGCAGGAAATGAAAAGCTCTTCCAAAAAAACAATATCGAAATTTCCCATGCCAAGGCCGAAATTGATGCCCTTGCGGAAAAGGGAGCGACACCTCTTTTGATTGGCGTAAGCGGCGGTACAGGCGGAAGTGCTTCAGAAACCGATATGGGTGCAAAACTCATAGGAATTATAGCTGTCGCCGACAAAATTAAAGAAGGCAGTATTGAATCAATAGCAGAATTTAAAGCGATGGGCATAAAGACCATAATGCTTACGGGCGACAACAAAAAAACGGCAAATGCTATAAAGGCTCAAACAGGAGTAGATGATTTTGCGGCCGAACTCTTGCCTCAAAACAAAAAAACCGAAATCGAAAAATTGCACCAAGCCGGTCTTAAAACGGCTATGATAGGCGACGGAATAAACGATGCCCCTGCCCTTATGACAGCCGATGTAGGCATAGCCATAGGAAACGGAACGGATATAGCTATCGAAAGCGCAGACATTATTTTGATGAATGATAATTTACAAACTGCTGTAGATTCTATTCAGTTAAGCCGTGCAGTTATGCGGAATATAAAAGAAAATCTTTTTTGGGCTCTCTTTTATAATTCTCTTTGTATACCCTTGGCGGCAGGAGCTTTTTACCCCCTCTTCAGAATTGTTTTAAGCCCGATGATTGCTGCGGCAGCTATGAGCTTAAGCTCCGTTTCGGTTGTAAGCAATGCCTTGCGTTTAAATTATTTTAAGCCCAAAAGAAAATGCAAAATAAGCCGTGATGCAGGTTCTGAGTCAAGCTGTACTGTAAACACAGAATCTTGCGCAGCGGATAAAAATAAAATTAAGGAGAAAGAACTTATGAATACTGTATTAAAGGTAAACGGCATGCAGTGCCAACATTGTGTTTCCCATGTTAAGGAAGCTTTGGCAAAGATTTCGGGTGTTTCAGCCGAAATAGACCTAGGTGCAAAAACCGCAACTATCACCCATCCTGAAAGCGTTTCAGTTGCAGACCTAAAAAAAGCTATTGAAGAAGCCGGGTACACGGTAGAATAG